One uncultured Carboxylicivirga sp. genomic window, AAAATCCGGTTTGCGAATATTCTGCCGGACTGATAATTGACAAGGTACCTACGCTGGATAATGGTTTTATGATTGGTGAACTTACGAATCAGAAGGCTTTAAAAGTTACTTTTACCGGAGATTACAAACATTTGGGTAATGCATGGTCTGCTGCATATATGTATGCACGTAATAAAAAACTTAAAATCAATAAAAAGTCAGATCCTGTTGAATTTTACTTAAATGATCCATCCAAAGAAACGGATCCCTCAAAATGGATAACAGAAGTTTACCTTCCCTTAAAATAAAATTAAAGCAGCATACTTTTGCTGCTTTTTTAATCTATTTACTTTCGAAACAATTCTATTATTAGTCTGTTTCCTCCCTAAAAAGCAAAATGATCAACCGCAAACGAAAAGAACTCTATCCGGTTAAAGTCATAGAAAATAATCTTATCAAAGAAGACGTTCATTATCTCAAACTGGATAGTAAATTCAACTTTAAGCCCGGACAGGTAATTGCCATAGCAATGAAGCAGGATGATGAACCTCGCTTGTATTCTATTGCTTCGGGAATCAATAAGGATTATCTGGGAATATTATTTGATGTTAATCCTGATGGTCAACTAACACCCACAATGTCACAGTTGAAATCAGGTGATCAACTTTATATTTCAGAACCTTTTGGAAAGTTTTTATGCGAAGATACACCTGCCATGTGGATTGCAACAGGTACAGGAATAGCTCCTTTTGTTTCGTTGGCAGAATCCAGTAAGGCAAAAAATATTACTTTGATTCATGGAGCCAGAACAATTGATGCTTTTTATCTGCAGGATACATTTATTGAAATACTGGGAGAAAATTACAAGCGCTTTTGTACTTCAGAACAACAGGAAGGCATCTACCACGGAAGACTAACAAACTACCTGCAACAGCAAAAGCAATTACCTACCGATTATAAATATTATCTTTGCGGAAATTCTCAGATGATAATTGATGTAAGGGAAATACTTATTGAAAAAGGTGTTCCATTCGATCACATTATTGCTGAAATATATTTTTAATAAAAAGGTTATGGCCAAAGAAGCATTGTACGGTAAAACATTAAATGAATTAAAAGAAGTGATGACAGAATTAAATCTCCCTTCTTTTACTTCCAAGCAGGTAGCCGATTGGTTATACAAGAAACATGTAACTTCGATAGATGAAATGAATAACCTGTCGAAAAAAGCCAGAGCCTTACTCCACGAAAAATACGAACTTGGTCTGACCAAACACGAGTCATATCAGGAATCAATAGATGGCACAAAAAAGTATTTGTTTAAAACCGCCGGATCACAATATATCGAAAGTGCCTACCTACCTGAAGAAAATAGAAATACTCTTTGTGTATCTTCTCAGGTTGGTTGTAAGATGGGATGTTTGTTTTGTATGACTGCCCGTCAGGGTTTTCAAAAACAACTTACAAGCGGTGAAATACTAAATCAGATTGCCAGTTTACCCGAAAGAGATACTCTCACCAACCTGGTATACATGGGCATGGGTGAACCGATGGATAACATAGATAATGTCTTAAAAAGTCTCGAAATCATAACATCTGACTGGGGTTATGGCTGGAGTCCCCGACGTATAAATGTTTCTACTATTGGTGTTGTTCCTGCCATGCGCCGTTTTATTGAAGAATCAGAAGCACACCTGGCCGTTAGCCTTCATTCGCCATTTAACGAAGAAAGAAAACAGCTAATGCCAATTGAGAACGTTTATACAGCCGAACAGGTTGTTGAAACTATCAAACAATATGATTTCGGAAGACAACGAAGAATTTCTTTCGAATATATCATGTTTAAAGGAGTAAATGATACTGCAGAACATGTCAAAGGGCTCACCAAGCTATTAAACGGAATAAGATGCCGAATCAATTTAATTCATTTTCACCCGATACCCAACTCTCCGTTGCAAGGTAGTGACAGATCAAAGATGGAATGGTTCAGAGACCAACTCAGTGCCAAAGGACTAAATACAACAATCAGAAAATCAAGAGGCGAAGATATTTATGCTGCTTGTGGTTTACTTTCTACCAAAAAATTAATTAGTACTGGTGATGAAAAAGATTATTGATTTTACTTATTATCAATAATTTTTGTTTTCTTTATAAAAAACTCTCTTTTCCTTGTTCAACTAAGAAAAGATCATTAAATTGTTTATGTTAACTTCAAACTAAACAATGGTTGCATCATGTTGAAACTAATCTTAAATGGAACAGTAGGTAAAGATGCCGAAATAAAAGAGGTGGGCAATCGTAAGGCCATTAATTTTAATGTTGCGGTATCGATGGATTACAGAGATCATTCGGGAAAGAAAATTGAACGCACAGAATGGGTGCATGCAGTTATCTGGAAAAATGATAATCAAAGCACTAAAATAGCTGAGTATATTAAAAAAGGGCAAAAAGTATTAATTGAGGGGGTTCCGGGAAGTGAAAGCTTTCAGGATAAAGAAGGACAGGTAAAGAGTAGTTTACATGTCAACGTTAAGGAACTGGAGTTTCTTAATTAATTTTTTTCACTAACAGAATTAAGCCACCTTGAGTGGCTTTTTTTGTTTCTCTTGGTTAATCTTTTATATTTTTGAGGTAAAATTATTAATCATGAAAAAGATTCTCCCAATTATACTATTGTTTTCAGTATTATTTATTGCCTGCGGCCCCAATCGTCAAGAACTGGCTAAAGCTAAATTCGACAAAGCTCAGGAACTATTTCAGAATAAACAGTTTAACGATGCTAAATTAATGATTGACACCATTAATGATGATTTTGCTGATCAGATTGAATTTACAACCCGGGCAAACGACCTGCTCAGAAAAATAACCATTGACGAGCAAAAAAATAATCTTCTCTTTCTTGACAGTCTGCTCGTTGAGAAAGAACATGAGCTGGAACCATTACTTAAAAATTTCACAGAGTCATCAGATTACGGAGCTAAAAAAATACTGATCCACAAACGTCAGAAGCCAGAAAATTCATATAACCGTGTTTACATCAGAGCTCATCTCGACTGGGATGGCAACTTTTACATTTCAAGTCATTATACCGGTACCACGCACATTAACCACAACCAAATTAAAGTTTACTTTAGTGGCAACCATGCTTTAAGTGAACAGGTTGAAGAAGATGGTTTTCAGAACAGACATTTCGAGGATGGTGAAAATGTTTGGGAAGTTGTTAATTACAAAGATGGCAAAGACAATGGAGTAATCGATTTTATTGCTTCTAATTCAGACCAGTCACTAAAGGTTCAATTCATTGGCAAAAAATACTATTACATTGTAATGGAAAAATTTGATAAAGAAGCCATAAGAGATGGCTACGAAATCTCGTTCGTCTTAAAAGAAGTAAAAAGAATAAAAGATGAAAGAGAAAAAGTTAAGAAAGAGCTATCAAGATTAACAAACGAATAGGGCATTCTATTTCACAAGTAATACCAGGTATTGAATCCATTATTTTAGGTAACAATCTGATTTCGCATGTAAAAACCAGCTTTTCATCAAAAAAGAAGCTTAAAACCCAATTATGGGTGATACTTTTATGTGTTCGAATTGTCATTTATAAAAAATGATTCAGATGCAATCCTATCCTATAACAACAAAATACTTGGGTATACTGCTTTTATTGCTGGGTATATCAATTAATGTAAAAGCACAAAACGTTGTTGCCAGCGCTATTTCTGGTAATACAAGTGAAGATGTCACCAGTGCTACATTTACAGTTACCTTAGATGCAGACCCGCTTACATCGCCTGTTTCTGTCAGTTTATCAATTCCAGTTGAACTTCAGGATGAAATAAGTATAAGTCCTTCAAGTGCAAACCTTACATCCTCAAATTATTCTACCGGTGAAATATTTACCATAACTGGTGTTAATGATGGAATTGTAGATGGAGACAAAAGCATCACAATAACAATTAATGGTGATAACGGTATAACAACAACTTCTACAAGCGTTGTTGTTATAAATGAAGACAATGACACATCCGAGCTTTCTATAAGTGCATCTGTTCAAGCTGCTGAAGATAATAGCAATGGTTCATTTTCAATACTTTCTTCTGTCCAGTCTGAAACAGATACTGAAATTAATCTTACAATTAGTGGAACTGCTACAGGAGATATAGATTATATTGCTGTACCATTATCTGTTACACTACCTGCCAATTCAAATAATACCTCCATAAACATTGAGGTATTGGAAGATATTATTGTAGAAGAGAATGAAACAGTAATTGTTACTTTAGATGGTACAGATAATTCAAGAATTACGGTTGGAAGTACAAGTCAGGCAACAGTAACAATAACAGATAATGATGTAGCTACCCTTTCTGTGGTTGCCACAACTCAAGCAACTGAAGACAATTCTGATGGGTTGTTTACCATATCAACTCCCGCTACTTCAAACAGTGCCACTAATATAACCGTTGCGATAAGTGGAACGGCGACTTCGGGAACTGACTATACTGCTATTTCAACCACAGTTCTATTACCAGCTAATTCAACTTCTGTAACTGTTCCTGTAGAAGTGCTTGCAGATGCTATTGTGGAAGGAGATGAAACAGTAATTCTGAATTTAGTTTCTACAGACAATCCTGAGGTATCAGTCGGCACAACCAATTCGGCAACTATCACAATAGCTGATAATGATGTTGCAACACTTTCTGTTGCAGCTACAACCCAAGCTACTGAAGATAATTCTGATGGACTTTTTACTATATCTTCTTCGCAGGTTTTACCTGATGCCAGCTTAATTAGCTTCACGATTACTGGCTCAGCAACATCCGGAGTTGATTATAATGCGATTACATCTTCCATTACTTTACCTGCTAATCAGGCATCTGTGACTGTACCTGTTGAAGTAATTGCTGACATCCTCGTTGAAGAAGATGAAACAGTAATTTTAACTATCACCGGTTCTGATAATGCAGATCATACAATCGGAACTTCAGACCAGGCAACCATAACAATAACGGATAACGATGTAGCTACTCTTTCAGTATTTGCAACAACTCAGGCAGCTGAAGACATTTCTGATGGGTTGTTTACCATATCAACTCCCGCTACTTCAAATAGTGCCACTAATATAACCGTTGCGATAAGTGGAACGGCGACTTCGGGAACTGACTATACTGCTATTTCAACCACGGTTCTATTACCAGCTAATTCAACTTCTGTAACTGTTCCTGTAGAAGTGCTTGCAGACGCTATTGTGGAAGGAGATGAAACAGTAATTCTGAATTTAATTTCTACAGACAATCCAGATGTCTCTATCGGCTCAACCAATTCTGCAACTATCACAATAGCTGATAATGATGCTGCAACACTTTCTGTTACAGCTACAACCCAAGCTACTGAAGATAACTCTGATGGACTTTTTACTATATCTTCTTCGCAGGCTTTACCTGATGCCAGCTTAATTAGCTTCACGATTACTGGCTCAGCAACATCCGGAGTTGATTATAATGCAATTACATCTTCCATTACTTTACCTGCTAATCAGGCATCTGTGACTGTACCTGTTGAAGTAATTGCTGACATCCTCGTTGAAGAAGATGAAACAGTAATTTTAACTATCACCGGTTCTGATAATGCAGATCATACAATCGGAACATCAGACCAGGCAACTATAACAATAACGGATAACGATGTAGCTACTCTTTCAGTATTTGCAACAACTCAGGCAGCTGAAGACATTTCTGATGGGTTGTTTACCATATCAACTCCCGCTACTTCAAACAGTGCCACTAATATAACCGTTGCGATAAGTGGAACAGCGACTTCGGGAACTGACTATACTGCTATTTCAACCACAGTTCTATTACCAGCTAATTCAACTTCTGTAACTGTTCCTTTAGAAGTGCTTACAGACGCTATTGTGGAAGGAGATGAAACAGTAA contains:
- a CDS encoding FAD-binding oxidoreductase codes for the protein MINRKRKELYPVKVIENNLIKEDVHYLKLDSKFNFKPGQVIAIAMKQDDEPRLYSIASGINKDYLGILFDVNPDGQLTPTMSQLKSGDQLYISEPFGKFLCEDTPAMWIATGTGIAPFVSLAESSKAKNITLIHGARTIDAFYLQDTFIEILGENYKRFCTSEQQEGIYHGRLTNYLQQQKQLPTDYKYYLCGNSQMIIDVREILIEKGVPFDHIIAEIYF
- the rlmN gene encoding 23S rRNA (adenine(2503)-C(2))-methyltransferase RlmN, with protein sequence MAKEALYGKTLNELKEVMTELNLPSFTSKQVADWLYKKHVTSIDEMNNLSKKARALLHEKYELGLTKHESYQESIDGTKKYLFKTAGSQYIESAYLPEENRNTLCVSSQVGCKMGCLFCMTARQGFQKQLTSGEILNQIASLPERDTLTNLVYMGMGEPMDNIDNVLKSLEIITSDWGYGWSPRRINVSTIGVVPAMRRFIEESEAHLAVSLHSPFNEERKQLMPIENVYTAEQVVETIKQYDFGRQRRISFEYIMFKGVNDTAEHVKGLTKLLNGIRCRINLIHFHPIPNSPLQGSDRSKMEWFRDQLSAKGLNTTIRKSRGEDIYAACGLLSTKKLISTGDEKDY
- a CDS encoding single-stranded DNA-binding protein; translated protein: MLKLILNGTVGKDAEIKEVGNRKAINFNVAVSMDYRDHSGKKIERTEWVHAVIWKNDNQSTKIAEYIKKGQKVLIEGVPGSESFQDKEGQVKSSLHVNVKELEFLN